AGATAATTTAATTGATTAATTGCTAGAGAATAGTTTATATTCTTTGGCAATTTTTTATTTTGCATATTTAATTAATGTATATTTAGCACAAATAGTCTACAGCAGTTTTGTTCTTATTAGATATATAAAATATATTGATGTTATGATAAATTATTAATAATAAAATTAGTAATTTGGAATAAATACTTATTTTTTATTTTTAATATATCAATAAGCTTCTGAAATGACTATTTTTAATCTTAGTTAAAGGGGATGGATATTATGGATTTTAGAATTGAAAGTGATTCTATAGGAGAAAAAAAGGTTCCTAAAAGTGCATATTATGGAATAAACACTTTAAGGGCTGCAGATAATTTTAAAATTACAGGACTTAAAATTCATGAAGAATTTATAAAAAGTATTGCAGAGATAAAAAAGGCTGCTGCTATAACTAATGAGGGTATTGGACTGCTTGGTGAACATATTAAAGAGACAATTGTAAAAGCTTGCGATGAGATAATAGATAGTAAATTTAAAGATCAGTTTATTACAGATCCTATACAAGGTGGGGCAGGTACATCTATAAATATGAATGTAAATGAAGTGATTTCAAATAGAGCCATTGAATTATTAGGGGGAGAAAAGGGAAATTATAATATTGTCAATCCAAATGATCATGTGAATATGGGGCAGTCTACTAATGATGTTATTCCAACAGCAGGTAAAATTACAACTATAAAACTTATTTTAAGGTGTATAAAACAGCTGAAAATATTAAAGAGAGTGTTTAAAGAAAAAGCTGATGAATTTAATGATATTGTAAAAATGGGTAGAACTCAGCTTCAGGATGCAGTACCTATTAGATTAGGACAGGAATTTAATGCCTATAGTTCAGTGATAAAAAGAGATATATTAAGATTAAATCAGGTTATAGAAAGCTTAAAAGAAGTCAATATAGGTGGAACGGCCATAGGAACAGGTATAAATGCAGATATGAGGTATCAAATAAAAATAATACCGAACCTCAACAAAATTATACAAATACAATTAAACCAGGCGGAAGATTTAATTGATTCAACTCAAAACTTAGATAGTCTCGTAATAACTTCAGCGGCTATAAAAACCTGTGCAGTTAACCTATCAAAGATAGCAAATGATTTAAGACTCATGTCATCAGGACCGAGAACAGGCTTTGGAGAAATAAATCTTCCAGCAAAACAAAATGGCTCTTCCATAATGCCGGGAAAGGTTAATCCTGTAATACCAGAGGTAATTAATCAGATAGCTTTTAATATTATTGGAAATGATGTTACCATTAATATGGCTGCAGAGGCAGGTCAATTGGAATTAAATGCCTTTGAACCAATTGTATTTTTTAATTTATTCCAGTCTATAGAAACTTTGACGAACGGTATTAATACTTTTGTTGAAAACTGCGTTCAGGGTATTACAGCAAATAGAAAAAGATGTAAGGGACTTTTAGAAAACAGCATAGGAATACTTACAGCTCTTTGTCCTTATGTAGGATATAAAGAAGCTGCTAAAATTGCTAAAAAAGCTATGAATACTGGAGAATCTGTGAGGAAGATTATTCTAAGAGAAAAAATTTTAAATGAAAGAGAAATTAACAGTGTATTAAATACTGTGGATATGACAAAACCTGGAATATCGAGGAAATATGTAGTTTATAAATAGAAATATAATTACTTAATTGTGAATAAATATATTTATAGTTTAATCCTTTATTAACACAAACTGAAAAATAATTGTAGTAGAATATATAATAAATGAAATACTGTATTGGAGGTTTTAAAATGTCAATTTTAGTTTGTGGGGGAGCAGGGTATATAGGGAGCCATATGGCAGCAGAGCTTTTGGAAAGAGGAAAAGAAATTGTAGTATTGGATAACTTTGAAAAAGGACATAAATCTGCTGTACTTGGAGGCAAGGTTTACCAGGGCGATTTAAGGGATGAAAATGTAGTGGATAAGGTGTTTAAAGAAAATAACATTGAATCAGTAATAGATTTTGCAGCTTATTCTCTGGTGGGAGAGAGTGTAGGGGAACCTCTTAAATATTTCGAAAATAATGTTGTAGGTACTTTGAACCTATTAAAGTCTATGAGAAAATATGAAGTAAAATATATTGTATTTTCTTCTACTGCTGCAACTTATGGAGAGCCTAAAAACATACCTATCTTTGAAGATGATTCAACATATCCCACTAATCCCTATGGAGAATCCAAGCTTACGGTAGAAAAGTTGTTAAAATGGAGTGATAGGGCATATGGTATAAAATATGCTGCACTAAGATATTTCAATGCGGCAGGTGCACATATTTCAGGACTTATAGGAGAAGATCATGACCCTGAAACACACTTGATTCCTATAATACTTCAGGTGGCTTTAAAAAAGAGAGATAAAATATTTATATTTGGAGATGACTATAATACAGAAGACGGAACTTGTGTTAGGGATTATGTTCATGTTATGGATTTAGCTAATGCCCATCTTTTGGCATTGAATAAAATTATTGAGGATGAAAAAAGTGGAATTTATAATTTAGGTAATGGCAGAGGCTTCTCTGTAAAAGAAGTAATTGAAGTTTCACGAAAAGTAACTGGACAAAAAATAAAAGCTGAAATTGCTCCTAGAAGAGAAGGAGATCCTGAGACACTTATAGCCTCTTCTAAAAAAGCGGAAGAAGAACTTAATTGGAAACCAAAGTATAATTCACTTGAGACAATTATTGATACTGCATGGAAATGGCATAAAGATCATTTAAATGGATTTGAAAAGTGAAATATATTAATGGGTAATTATATATTGACAAAAAAATGTTAATAGTAATATAATAAGGTGTAGGTTATGTGATTTTATTCATAACGCTTGCATAAAGTGTTATAAGCTAGAAATATAATAGATAGGCTGTATACCTATTATTTAGATATTGTGATAGGAGGAGGCCGTCTCTTAAAATAAAAGAGGCGGTTTTTTATATTATATAGTAACTTCGGATTTTTAGTTTTTATCTAAGCGCTGCCATTGATAAACTCCCATCTTCTTCAAAAGTTGGGGATAAGCAATGCTGTGCGTCTGGATAAGTTGTTCCCCTAAAGGATAACGTATTCTAAGTGCTAAAGACACTAATGTTAATAAGGTTCAGATGGGAATAGGCATTTCTTATAAGCAAACTCCACCTGAACCGCTGAATCACTTGATTTAAAAGAATAGAAATGGGAGAGGAGCTGAAAAGTGTTAAATAAAGGTATACTTATTTAACTGTTAATATGGATTTTAAAAAGTTAGCGGCAGAAGAGATTAAAAAAAATACGGATTTAGAATTGAATTTTATAGAAGGTTTGATAGAAGTACCACCAAAACCTGAAATGGGAGATTACGCATTTCCATGTTTTCAATTGGCAAAAGTATTGAAAAAGGCACCAAATATAATTTCTAAGGAATTAAAAGATAAATTGCACAGCAAGTACTTTGAAAAAATTGAAAATTTAGGACCTTATGTGAATTTCTTTGTAGATAAAAAAATATTTACTGAATATACTTTAAAAGAAATATTATTAAAAGGAGACAGCTATGGAAGTTCAGACATGGGAGAAGGAAAAAATGTAGTTGTAGAATATTCATCACCTAACATTGCAAAACCTTTCCATGTAGGACATCTTTTTAGCACTTCTATAGGAAATGCCTTATACAAGATGATAAATTTTCAAGGATATAATTGTACGAGAATAAATCATCTTGGAGACTGGGGAACTCAATTTGGAAAGCTTATAGCGGCTTATAATAGATGGTGCAATGAAGAAGAGTTAAATAGAGACCCTATAAAGGAACTTTTAAGAATATATGTAAAATTCCATGAAGAAGCAGAAAAAGATCCTTCACTTAACGAAGAAGGCAGAATGTATTTTAAAAAATTAGAGGATGGCTCGGAAGAAGAAATTAAACTTTGGAAAAAATTTAAGGATCTAAGTCTTAGAGAATTTAAAAAAGTATATGATTTATTGAAGGTAGATTTTGATTCCTATGCAGGAGAGAGTTTTTATACTGACAAAATGGATGCAGTTGTAGAAGAAATAGATAGAAAAGGACTTCTTGTTGAAAGTAACGGTGCAAAAGTAGTGCTTCTAGATGAATATAATATACCTCCTTGCATTGTAAAAAAATCAGATGGAACGACCATATATGCAACTCGTGATTTGGCTGCAGCTATATATAGGAAAAAAACCTATGATTTTTATAAGAGTATATATGTGGTGGGACTTGATCAATCTCTTCATTTCAAGCAGGTATTTACCACACTTAAATTAATGGGTAAAGATTGGGCGGACTCATGTAAGCATGTGGGGTTTGGATTAGTTAGATTTGCAAATAAAAAACTTTCTACACGAAAAGGAGATGTAATATTCTTAGAAGAACTTTTAAATAAATCTGTAGAAAAAACTCTTGAAATAATAAATGAGAAGAATCCTAAGCTTGAAGATAAGGAAGAGGCGGCTAAAAAGATTGGTATAGGAGCTGTGATATTTACCTATCTGAAAAATAATAGAGAGAAAGATATAGTATTTGATTGGAATGAAATGCTGAGTTTTGAAGGAGAAACTGGCCCTTATGTTCAATATAGCTATGCAAGGGGAAAGAGTATTCTTAGAAAATCAGGAGAAGCACCCTATGATGAAAACCAGATAGACTGTAGTAAATTGGGCAGCAAGGAGGAATTTGAACTTGTAAAGATCCTTGAAAACTTTAATAAATCTATAATAAATGCTATAAATAGATTGGAACCATTTATAGTCACCAGGTATGTAATAGATGTGGCCAAAGCTTTCAATAAGTTTTACAATGCTCATAGTATTATAAATGCAGCAGATGAGGATACTAAAAAGGCCAGATTGAATTTGGTAAAATGTACCTGTCAGGTATTGAAAAATGGATTAAATCTAATGGGTATAGAAGTAGTGGAAAAGATGTAGATGAGATTTTAAATATTTTATCTGAAGGTTGTTGGAGCTGTGATGGCTCTGAAGCTTGACGAAGGTAGGAATAAATATTGTTATTTCACCGGATAATCAGATAATATAGAAAGGAGAAGTTACGTTAAAGTAACACATATTATGGAAATTAAAGAATATGATCGTCTGGTAAATGTAGAAGGTAATGCATTTTTGAGTTGTGACATGGGAAATATAGCCTATTTTGATATAGAAACGACTGGTTTCGATAGAGAATGTGATAATATAATACTTATATCTCTTGGGAGGTTTATTGATAAAAATAAATTGTCAATAAAACAGTATTTTGCAGATACTCTACAGGATGAAAGTGAAGTATTATATAATTTTGGCATGGATATATTAAAATATGATAAATGGTGTTCTTATAATGGAATAGCCTTTGATGAGCCTTTTGTAAAAGAGAGAATGCACCGGAATAACATATACTTTGAGTTTCCTAAATATCATGTAGATTTATATAGACTCATAAGACCTTATTACAAGCAGCTGGGTATGGAAAGGTGTAACTTAAAGACTGTGGAAAAATATTTGGGTATAAATAGGAGAGATAAAATAGATGGGGGAATCAGTGTAGATTTATATAGAGAATTTTTAAAATCTAATACTGAGGATATAAAATATACCATAATGCTTCATAATTATGAAGATGTTTTAAATCTGCCTAAAATACACGAATTTGCTTTTAAAGTAAGAAATGATAAGTTACTGGTGAGAGAAAATTGTATTACAGAAAAACAAAAAAGATATTTAAAAATTCTTTTAAAGAAAAATAATGTAGATTTAAATATACAATTTGAAAAAATATCTAAAAAAGTTGCATCACAAATTATAGATTATCTGATAAAAGGGGAAAAGGACGTAGAAAAATTTGATAATATCATAAATGGCAGTTATTGATAAATGTTTAATTCAAATTAATAATATATTTAACTTTTGGAAAATTTTTAGACTTTTAAAAAAAAACATTGTATAATTAAAAAGGAGGGGTGTTGTTATGGTTCAGGAAATAATGAAATCAAATATTGTAAAGTTGAAAAAAGAAGACAGTCTGTGTAAAGCTTTAGATATGATGGATGTTCATAATGTAAATGGGGCACCTATAGTTGATGAAGATGGACAACTGACGGGCATGATAGTAAAGGCGGATATATATAGATTTTTGATGGAGGAAGGTCATTATGATACCTGTCCTGTGGATTGGGCAATGACAAAGGATGTAGTTGTGGCTAAAAGTGAAGAGGATATTATGACTGTGGCAAAAAGAATTAGAGAAAATAATATAGTAGCCATTCCTGTAATAGACGATAAAAATGTGGTGAAGGGTACCGTTTCTATCGAGGATATAATGGATTATGTAATTAAAAAGTCTTGATTTTATTATCAGGACTTTTTAAAAAATATATTTAATATTTTTTATTGGAGTTGCAAAACTAACTTACATAACATATAAGATAGTAATATTGTGTATTTTAATTTTAATAATATATAAGGAGAATGGAATATGAGTATTGCAGCTTTTTTTGATATTGACGGTACTTTATATAGAGAAGGTCTTATAACGGAAGTTTTTAAAAAATTAGTAAAATATGAAATAATACCTGGAGAAAGATGGTATAAGGAAGTAAAACCTGAATATGAAAGATGGGATAAAAGAAAGGGTAACTACGACAACTATCTTCTGAAAATGGCAAATATATATATAGAAGCTATAAAAGGACTCCATAGATCTCAAATAGAATTTATAGCTAAAACTGTAGTGGCTCAGAAAGGAGATAGGGTATATTCTTATACCAGAGATATGCTAAAATGGCATAAAGAAAATAAACACATAGTAGTAACTGTATCTGGAAGTCCTGTAGAGCTAGTTAGAGAAATGGCAATTAAATATGGATTTGACGATTATGTAGGAGCTGTATATATAAGAAATGAGGATAATATATATACAGGAGAGGTAGTTCCTATGTGGGATAGCACTAGCAAAGAAAAAGCCATAAAGATGTTAACTGAAAAATATAGTATAGATTTAGATAAAAGTTATGCTTATGGGGATACTTTAGGTGATTTTTCTATGATGAAGATGGTGAAAAATCCAGTTTGTGTAAATCCAACCAGAGAACTGGTGAGAAAGGTGTTAGAAGACCCTGAGGTAAGCAGTAGGGTAAAAATAGTAGTTGAGAGGAAAGATATGATATATAAGCTTGGAGCTTCTTGTATAAAGGAAATCTGAATCTTATATATCATAATAGTATATGAAACTGTGTGGCTAAAAGGAATTGGAAAAGAGTGGTAATGTGATAGAGAGACTTAACAATGTAGATGTTGAAAGACCTATAGTAGAAAATTCATTGAAGATAGAGAAAAGCAGGTGTATTTTTAGAGATGCTATATTTTTTGATTTAGAGCATTATATATACAAAAAACCTATATGTATAGGGGTGTTTGGATGCTGTTTTTATGACCATGAAAATGAAGTGTTAAAAGTGACACAGTATATGATAGAAAATAAAAAAGATGCAAAATTAATACTGCAGCTGGCAAAAGAATACTTTGAAAATATGATTAGAGAGAATAAAAAGTATATAGTAACCTTTTCGGGAAATAATGATTTCACAGTTATAAATTATCTTTTTGAAAAATACAATATGGAATTTAATAATATAGAAGATTATTTTATAAGTGTAGATCTGCAAAAACAGTATGAAAAAGAAATCCATAAATCTATAGGACTTAAAGCATTGGAAAAAGAATTTGGAATTACAAGAGAGGATAAAGTTATAAGCGGCTCAAATTTAGCTAAAACCTTTAGTAAAATAATTAAAGATAGCGAGTATATAAATAGAATGCCCCAGGTAAAAAAAGAAAAGATATTATTATACAATGAGCAGGATATAGTGAGCTTGTTTAACATATATACAAAATGGAATAATGTATTTATAGGTAATAAATAGTAAATTAGTGATAATTATATTTGTGATATAAAAGTTTTTGTACATTTATAAAAACTTTTATTTTTTTATTATTGTATATTTATAATGAAGTAATTCTAAGGTTAATAGGAGTTTGCTCAAGAAAAATGCTTTTTTATATGAATTTTTCAAGCACTTATAAAAAAATATTAAATTAATTTTTATAAAAAAATATTGCATATTTATTTATAAAGTCATATAATAACTACATATTTAAAAAATATGTAGTTATTATATTTTTATAGGCAATTATGATCTAAAAGGAGGTAAATTAATTTGGTACAAGTAGGCGTTGTTGGGGGAACAGGTTATGTAGGAGCAGAATTAATAAGGCTCTTATCAAATCATAACAAAATAAAAATATCAGGGATATCATCTACAAGTTATGAAGGTAAATCTATTAATAGCCTATATCCAGGTTTTTATGATTTGAAAGAACTTGTATGTGAAAAGGATGATGAGGTTATAAAAAGAAGTGATTTGATTTTTTTAGCTCTGCCTAGCGGAGTAAGTGAACCTATTGTAGAAAAGGCAGTGGCCAAAGATAAAATATGTATAGATATGGGTGCAGATTTTAGATTTAAAAATGAATCTTCATATAAAAAATGGTATGGTAAAAATTTTATTACACCAAAGTTGCATGAAAGTTCTGTGTATGGACTTCCAGAGCTAAATAGAGAATATATAAAAAAATCCCGAATTATAGGAAATCCAGGATGTTATGCCACTTCTGTTCAAATTGGTGTTTTACCCCTTATTTCTGAAGGATTAATAGAAGAAAAAGGTATAATTGCAGATTGTAAATCAGGATTAACTGGTGCAGGGAAAACTCTTAGTGAAAGTAGTCATTTTGTAAATTGTAATGAGAGTTTTAGTGCTTATAAGGTCGCAAATCACAGGCATACTCCAGAAATAGAGGAAAATTTAAATAGTGTATCAAAAGAGGAGGTAAAGCTTACTTTTATTCCACATTTAATTCCAATAAACAGGGGTATTTTGTCTACCATATATACAACCCCTAAGGGTCCAATAGATATAGAAAAAATACACCAGAAATATTGTGAATTCTATAAAGAGGAACCTTTTGTAAGAATTCTTCCTCTAGGGGAAGTATCTAAGATAAACAATGTAAGACTTTCTAATTATTGCTGTATTTCTATACATTATGACAGCGAAAATAATAAACTTATAATCATATCATGTTTAGATAATATGATAAAAGGAGCAGCAGGACAGGCAATTCAAAATATGAATATTGTATTAGGTTTTGATGAAAAAGAAGGACTTACTGCCCTGCCAGCTGTTTTTTAATTAAATTTTAAGGAGGACATTTAAGATGAATTTAGAAATTATAGAAGGAGGAATTACCTCTCCTAAAGGTTTTACAGCTTCAGGAATTAGCTGTGGCCTTAAGAAGAATAATTTGCAGGATTTAGCTCTTGTAATGTCAACTAAACTTTGTAATTCAGCAGGGGTATACACTAAAAACATAGTTAAGGGGGCACCTCTTTTAGTAACTAAAGATCATTTAGAAAATAAGAAGGCTCAAGCCATAATTATAAATAGCGGAAATGCCAATACCTGTACAGGGGAAGATGGAATAAATCATGCAAAAGAAATGTGTAAATATACAGGGGAAGAATTACAAATTGAAGAGGATAATGTACTTGTAGCTTCCACAGGAATTATAGGGGTAAAATTAAATATTGGTGCCATAAAAGAAGCCATTCCACGACTTGCTAAAAAGTTAAATAAAAATGGTGGAAAGGATGCAGCAAGGGCTATACTTACCACAGATACCTTTAAAAAGACATTGGCTGTAACCCTGGAACTTGGAGGAAAAACTGTAGTAATTGGAGCTATGGCTAAGGGTTCTGGAATGATACATCCTAATATGGCAACTATGCTTTCTTTTATTACCACAGATATAAATATAGATGCCAACCTTTTAGACAAGGCATTAAAAGAAAGTGTAAAAGTAAGCTATAATAGGATCTCTGTAGATGGAGATACCTCTACAAATGATATGGTACTTGTCATGGCCAATGGATTAGCTGAAAATTCCATTATAGATGAGGAAAATGAAGATTATAACACATTTTTAGAGGCATTAAAGAAGTTAAATATAGAATTGGCTAAAATGATTGCAAAAGATGGAGAG
This genomic interval from Clostridium kluyveri contains the following:
- a CDS encoding aspartate ammonia-lyase — its product is MDFRIESDSIGEKKVPKSAYYGINTLRAADNFKITGLKIHEEFIKSIAEIKKAAAITNEGIGLLGEHIKETIVKACDEIIDSKFKDQFITDPIQGGAGTSINMNVNEVISNRAIELLGGEKGNYNIVNPNDHVNMGQSTNDVIPTAGKITTIKLILRCIKQLKILKRVFKEKADEFNDIVKMGRTQLQDAVPIRLGQEFNAYSSVIKRDILRLNQVIESLKEVNIGGTAIGTGINADMRYQIKIIPNLNKIIQIQLNQAEDLIDSTQNLDSLVITSAAIKTCAVNLSKIANDLRLMSSGPRTGFGEINLPAKQNGSSIMPGKVNPVIPEVINQIAFNIIGNDVTINMAAEAGQLELNAFEPIVFFNLFQSIETLTNGINTFVENCVQGITANRKRCKGLLENSIGILTALCPYVGYKEAAKIAKKAMNTGESVRKIILREKILNEREINSVLNTVDMTKPGISRKYVVYK
- the galE gene encoding UDP-glucose 4-epimerase GalE, whose product is MSILVCGGAGYIGSHMAAELLERGKEIVVLDNFEKGHKSAVLGGKVYQGDLRDENVVDKVFKENNIESVIDFAAYSLVGESVGEPLKYFENNVVGTLNLLKSMRKYEVKYIVFSSTAATYGEPKNIPIFEDDSTYPTNPYGESKLTVEKLLKWSDRAYGIKYAALRYFNAAGAHISGLIGEDHDPETHLIPIILQVALKKRDKIFIFGDDYNTEDGTCVRDYVHVMDLANAHLLALNKIIEDEKSGIYNLGNGRGFSVKEVIEVSRKVTGQKIKAEIAPRREGDPETLIASSKKAEEELNWKPKYNSLETIIDTAWKWHKDHLNGFEK
- the argS gene encoding arginine--tRNA ligase, with amino-acid sequence MDFKKLAAEEIKKNTDLELNFIEGLIEVPPKPEMGDYAFPCFQLAKVLKKAPNIISKELKDKLHSKYFEKIENLGPYVNFFVDKKIFTEYTLKEILLKGDSYGSSDMGEGKNVVVEYSSPNIAKPFHVGHLFSTSIGNALYKMINFQGYNCTRINHLGDWGTQFGKLIAAYNRWCNEEELNRDPIKELLRIYVKFHEEAEKDPSLNEEGRMYFKKLEDGSEEEIKLWKKFKDLSLREFKKVYDLLKVDFDSYAGESFYTDKMDAVVEEIDRKGLLVESNGAKVVLLDEYNIPPCIVKKSDGTTIYATRDLAAAIYRKKTYDFYKSIYVVGLDQSLHFKQVFTTLKLMGKDWADSCKHVGFGLVRFANKKLSTRKGDVIFLEELLNKSVEKTLEIINEKNPKLEDKEEAAKKIGIGAVIFTYLKNNREKDIVFDWNEMLSFEGETGPYVQYSYARGKSILRKSGEAPYDENQIDCSKLGSKEEFELVKILENFNKSIINAINRLEPFIVTRYVIDVAKAFNKFYNAHSIINAADEDTKKARLNLVKCTCQVLKNGLNLMGIEVVEKM
- a CDS encoding ribonuclease H-like domain-containing protein; the encoded protein is MEIKEYDRLVNVEGNAFLSCDMGNIAYFDIETTGFDRECDNIILISLGRFIDKNKLSIKQYFADTLQDESEVLYNFGMDILKYDKWCSYNGIAFDEPFVKERMHRNNIYFEFPKYHVDLYRLIRPYYKQLGMERCNLKTVEKYLGINRRDKIDGGISVDLYREFLKSNTEDIKYTIMLHNYEDVLNLPKIHEFAFKVRNDKLLVRENCITEKQKRYLKILLKKNNVDLNIQFEKISKKVASQIIDYLIKGEKDVEKFDNIINGSY
- a CDS encoding CBS domain-containing protein, with the protein product MVQEIMKSNIVKLKKEDSLCKALDMMDVHNVNGAPIVDEDGQLTGMIVKADIYRFLMEEGHYDTCPVDWAMTKDVVVAKSEEDIMTVAKRIRENNIVAIPVIDDKNVVKGTVSIEDIMDYVIKKS
- a CDS encoding HAD-IB family hydrolase — protein: MSIAAFFDIDGTLYREGLITEVFKKLVKYEIIPGERWYKEVKPEYERWDKRKGNYDNYLLKMANIYIEAIKGLHRSQIEFIAKTVVAQKGDRVYSYTRDMLKWHKENKHIVVTVSGSPVELVREMAIKYGFDDYVGAVYIRNEDNIYTGEVVPMWDSTSKEKAIKMLTEKYSIDLDKSYAYGDTLGDFSMMKMVKNPVCVNPTRELVRKVLEDPEVSSRVKIVVERKDMIYKLGASCIKEI
- a CDS encoding ribonuclease H-like domain-containing protein translates to MIERLNNVDVERPIVENSLKIEKSRCIFRDAIFFDLEHYIYKKPICIGVFGCCFYDHENEVLKVTQYMIENKKDAKLILQLAKEYFENMIRENKKYIVTFSGNNDFTVINYLFEKYNMEFNNIEDYFISVDLQKQYEKEIHKSIGLKALEKEFGITREDKVISGSNLAKTFSKIIKDSEYINRMPQVKKEKILLYNEQDIVSLFNIYTKWNNVFIGNK
- the argC gene encoding N-acetyl-gamma-glutamyl-phosphate reductase, encoding MVQVGVVGGTGYVGAELIRLLSNHNKIKISGISSTSYEGKSINSLYPGFYDLKELVCEKDDEVIKRSDLIFLALPSGVSEPIVEKAVAKDKICIDMGADFRFKNESSYKKWYGKNFITPKLHESSVYGLPELNREYIKKSRIIGNPGCYATSVQIGVLPLISEGLIEEKGIIADCKSGLTGAGKTLSESSHFVNCNESFSAYKVANHRHTPEIEENLNSVSKEEVKLTFIPHLIPINRGILSTIYTTPKGPIDIEKIHQKYCEFYKEEPFVRILPLGEVSKINNVRLSNYCCISIHYDSENNKLIIISCLDNMIKGAAGQAIQNMNIVLGFDEKEGLTALPAVF
- the argJ gene encoding bifunctional glutamate N-acetyltransferase/amino-acid acetyltransferase ArgJ — protein: MNLEIIEGGITSPKGFTASGISCGLKKNNLQDLALVMSTKLCNSAGVYTKNIVKGAPLLVTKDHLENKKAQAIIINSGNANTCTGEDGINHAKEMCKYTGEELQIEEDNVLVASTGIIGVKLNIGAIKEAIPRLAKKLNKNGGKDAARAILTTDTFKKTLAVTLELGGKTVVIGAMAKGSGMIHPNMATMLSFITTDINIDANLLDKALKESVKVSYNRISVDGDTSTNDMVLVMANGLAENSIIDEENEDYNTFLEALKKLNIELAKMIAKDGEGATKLIECTVMNVPGEKEGEILGKSVICSSLVKTALFGRNANWGRILDAIGYSGVDFDINKLEVSMESSKGSILVFKNGNPVDFSIEKSVDILSENTVGIVLNFNSGNYSVCCWGCDLTYDYVKINGSYMS